The region ACGGCGAGCAGCACGGTGGAATCCTGCGCCACCGCTGCGATGGCCAAGACGTTGTCGAGGCTCATGACGGCATCGGCCACCACGACGGTCCAGACCGCATGCCAGAGGCGGTCGGTTTCCTTCACGCCGCCCTCGTCGTCATCGCCGTGCAGGAGCTTCACGGCGATCCAGAGCAGGAGAAGCCCGCCGACGATCTTCAGGAAGGGCGTCGTCAGGAGCGCCGCGACGACGATGGTGAAAATGATGCGCAGGCCGACCGCCACGCCGGCACCGAGCACCATGCCGATGCGGCGCTTGTCTTCCGGCAGGCCGCGGCAGGCCAGCGCAATGACGACGGCGTTGTCTCCGGACAGGATGATGTTGATCCAGACGATGCCGAGGAGTTTGAGGATTTGGGGAAAAAGGTCTTCCATAATGGGGAACTTGATTGGCCTTCGAGACGAACAGCGACCGGAGCTTGCCTGAAAATCCGGCCAGACCTGGATGAAGGCATGGCCCTGCGGTTCGAAGGCGCTCGCGGAGAGAGGAAAGGCGCCGTTTCCGGCGCGCGACGCGATTGGCCCGCAGCCGTTTAGGCTACGCATGCGGCCAAACTGAAGTCCGTTCAGAGCCGCGGGGGACCCGTCGCGCGTAAGGATCCCAGGAGGGCGACATTGCCGGATTGCGGGGGGAAGAGGCGGATGCCCAGCCCCGTCAAGCCTCTCGAACGGCAGGAAATGTCCCCGGGAAGGGCAGCGTCAGGGCTGCCCGGGTCATCCTTCCAGGTATCCGGACAGGACTCCCCGTCGGTTTCGCCACCATCGGACAGGCCCGAGAGCGAAAGGGTCTCCTCGATCTGGATGAGGAAGGAAGTCCCGGAATTCGCATGATCGATGGCCGGCAGCCACGCAAGCAGGATCAGCCCGAGCAGTGCCTGCACGAAGGGAAGTGAAATGCGGGGTCGGGCCAATGCTCTGTCCATTCGAGCGAAAGGGCTCCCAAGCGGCGAACCTCCCCTCCCTAACCCGACCGGCAGCCTCAGGGCAACCTGAGCGGACGCATGTGGGCCGAACGAATCTCTAGACCGAAATAGACATTGTGCAGGCGGCGGCTCGTGCCTCACCATTCCATGCGGGCGACTCGCTCAAGCTTGCTTTCCATAGGAGAGCTCAATGGCAGCCCATGACGATCCTGTTTCCATTCTCCGCGAAACCTACGCCCGGTGGGTCGACACCAGAGGCAGCGACTGCGAATGCTGGATGGATATCATCGCAGACGATGTTTCTCTCGGGTCGCTCGCCGAGGGGGCGCCGGAAGTCCCCTTCACCATGCGACGGACCAGCAAGTCCGGCGTGCGGGCCTATCTGGAAGACCTCATGCGCGACTGGGAGATGATCTCCCACAGCATGGGCGAGTTTATCGCTCAGGGCGACCGGATCGCCGTGGTCGGGCGGGCCGTCTGGCGCCACAAGGGGACGGGCAAGGTGGCGGACACCCGGAAGGTCGACATCTGGCGTTTCCATAACGGCAAGGCGGTCGATTTCGAGGAGTTTTACGACACCGCTGGGCTCATCGCCGCCGCGACGCCGTAAACATCACGCCCCTGTTGCAGGAGGCAGGAGAAGGGCGAGATCGGCCTCGCCGAGCAGACGATATTGTCCCGGCCCGAGATCCTCCGGCAGGCTCAATCCGCCGATCCGGTCGCGGTGCAGGGCCGCGACGTGATTGCCGACAGCCGCGAACATGCGCCTGACCTGGTGGTAGCGACCTTCCGTCAGGGTCAGGTAGGCGCTGGTCTCGGAGATCGCCTCCATCAGAGCGGGCAGGAGCGGCTTGTCCTCGCTCTCGAGCATCAGCGTCCCGGACGCGAAGATCTCGGCCTCGTCGCCACGCAGCGGGCGGTCGAGGTCGACCCGGTAGCGCTTGGAGATGTTGGCGCGGGGCGAAATGACCCGGTGCAGGAGGTTGCCGTCGTCGGTCATGAGCAGCAGCCCCGACGTGTCCTTGTCGAGCCGCCCGATGGTCGAGATCGCCGGGTCGCGCCGGCGCCACCGGTCCGGAAGCAGGCCGTAGACCAGGGGACCGGCTTCCTTGTGCGAGCAGGTGACACCCAAAGGCTTGTGCAGCATCAGGGCCAAGCCGGGGGGCGGATCGAGAGGCTTGTCCTGGATGCGCATCCGTTCCGAGAGGTCGC is a window of Microvirga lotononidis DNA encoding:
- a CDS encoding TerC family protein — translated: MEDLFPQILKLLGIVWINIILSGDNAVVIALACRGLPEDKRRIGMVLGAGVAVGLRIIFTIVVAALLTTPFLKIVGGLLLLWIAVKLLHGDDDEGGVKETDRLWHAVWTVVVADAVMSLDNVLAIAAVAQDSTVLLAVGLAISIPLIVAGAALIMKLLDRFPLLVWAGAALLGWVAGEMLISDPWLVGQLGQELSHKAEIPIAIVGAALVLAVGYVSRQRAATDEA
- a CDS encoding nuclear transport factor 2 family protein: MAAHDDPVSILRETYARWVDTRGSDCECWMDIIADDVSLGSLAEGAPEVPFTMRRTSKSGVRAYLEDLMRDWEMISHSMGEFIAQGDRIAVVGRAVWRHKGTGKVADTRKVDIWRFHNGKAVDFEEFYDTAGLIAAATP
- a CDS encoding pseudouridine synthase; amino-acid sequence: MSKVPTLRLDRLLANMGYGSRREVQSLVNAGLVTLDGAEVEDADQRIAVTRDLSERMRIQDKPLDPPPGLALMLHKPLGVTCSHKEAGPLVYGLLPDRWRRRDPAISTIGRLDKDTSGLLLMTDDGNLLHRVISPRANISKRYRVDLDRPLRGDEAEIFASGTLMLESEDKPLLPALMEAISETSAYLTLTEGRYHQVRRMFAAVGNHVAALHRDRIGGLSLPEDLGPGQYRLLGEADLALLLPPATGA